In a single window of the Drosophila albomicans strain 15112-1751.03 chromosome 3, ASM965048v2, whole genome shotgun sequence genome:
- the LOC117569160 gene encoding eukaryotic translation initiation factor 6 — protein MALRVQFENNDDIGVFSKLTNTYCLVAIGGSETFYSTYEAELAETIPVIHANIGGCRIIGRLTVGNRNGLLVPHSTTDEELQHLRNSLPDAVKIQRVEERLSALGNVIACNDYVALVHPDLDKETEEIIADVLNVEVFRQTIADNTLVGSYTVLSNQGGMVHPKTSIQDQDELSSLLQVPLVAGTVNRGSEVLAAGMVVNDWISFVGMNTTATEISVIESVFKLNQAQPATVTTKLRAALIEEMS, from the coding sequence atggCGCTTCGCGTGCAGTTCGAGAACAATGACGATATCGGCGTCTTCAGCAAATTAACAAACACATATTGTTTGGTTGCCATTGGCGGGTCTGAGACCTTCTACAGCACCTACGAGGCTGAGCTGGCCGAAACCATTCCCGTTATTCACGCCAATATCGGCGGCTGTCGCATTATTGGTCGTCTCACAGTTGGCAATCGCAATGGCCTTTTGGTGCCACATTCCACCACCGACGAGGAGTTGCAACATTTGCGCAACAGTTTGCCAGATGCAGTCAAAATACAACGTGTCGAAGAGCGCCTGTCCGCCTTGGGCAATGTTATTGCCTGCAACGACTATGTGGCCTTGGTACATCCTGATCTGGATAAAGAGACTGAAGAGATTATTGCCGATGTGCTTAATGTGGAGGTCTTTCGTCAGACCATTGCCGATAACACACTGGTTGGCTCATACACAGTGCTGAGCAATCAGGGCGGCATGGTGCATCCCAAAACAAGCATTCAGGACCAGGATGAGCTCTCATCGTTGCTGCAAGTGCCGCTAGTGGCCGGCACAGTGAATCGAGGAAGCGAAGTTTTGGCTGCCGGTATGGTTGTCAACGACTGGATCTCGTTTGTGGGCATGAATACAACAGCCACTGAGATTTCTGTGATCGAGAGCGTGTTCAAATTAAATCAGGCACAGCCAGCGACAGTGACAACAAAATTGCGTGCAGCGCTCATCGAGGAAATGTCCtaa
- the LOC117569161 gene encoding U4/U6.U5 small nuclear ribonucleoprotein 27 kDa protein, translating into MGRSRSPASPAHRRREKERSERKKRRERRSREREAIGVGSSSNRRDRERDRERDRSRSRDRDRVRGRRSRSRSRGATGSSSGPSTSRRATRNNSAATAAAERPQINEADLEGKSPEEVEMLKTMGFCTFDSTKNKKVEGNDVGEVHVILKRKYRQYMNRKGGFNRPLDFVA; encoded by the exons ATgggtcgcagtcgcagtcccGCTTCACCCGCACACAGACGAAGGGAAAAGGAACGCTCTGAGCGCAAAAAGAGACGCGAACGACGctcaagagaaagagaagccATCGGCGTTGGGAGCAGTAGCAATCGCCGTGACCGGGAACGTGATCGTGAACGTGACAGAAGTCGCAGCCGTGACAGGGATCGTGTGCGAGGACGGCGTTCGAG ATCCCGTTCCCGAGGTGCAACTGGCAGCAGTTCCGGGCCATCAACATCCCGTCGCGCCACACGCAACAATTCAgcggcaacagctgcagcgGAACGTCCGCAAATCAATGAGGCAGACCTGGAAGGAAAATCACCCGAGGAGGTCGAGATGCTCAAGACAATGGGTTTCTGCACATTTGACAGCACCAAGAACAAGAAAGTCGAGGGCAACGATGTTGGCGAGGTGCATGTGATCCTCAAGCGCAAGTATCGTCAGTATATGAATCGCAAGGGTGGCTTCAATCGGCCGCTCGACTTTGTCGCATAG
- the LOC117569370 gene encoding 1,4-alpha-glucan-branching enzyme — protein sequence MGDAMQVEVKDIDKLFELDGYLKPFEREIRRRHGVLKDWINKIDQCEGGIDEFTQGYNYYGLHFQPDNSVIAREWAPGARDVYLTGDFNNWHWESHPFKKLPFGKWELHLPANADGSPPIKHLSEIKVIIRNQHGQLLDRLSPWAKYVVQPPKEANQGVNYKQYVWQPPAGERYQRQHGRPARPKSLRIYECHVGIASQEPRVGSYDEFADRIVPRIKRQGYNCIQVMAIMEHAYYASFGYQVTSFFAASSRYGNPEQLKRMIDVAHAQGLYVLLDVVHSHASKNVQDGLNQFDGTNSGFFHDGARGEHSLWDSRLFNYTEHEVLRFLLSNLRWWHDEYNFDGYRFDGVTSMLYHSRGIGEGFSGDYNEYFGLNVDTDSLNYLGLANYMLHKLDPEVITIAEDVSGMPTLCRPVPEGGIGFDYRLGMAIPDKWIELLKEQSDDQWDMGNVVHTLTNRRWKENTVAYAESHDQALVGDKTIAFWLMDKEMYTHMSTLSDSSLIIDRGLALHKMIRLITHALGGEAYLNFMGNEFGHPEWLDFPRVGNNDSYHYARRQWNLVDDPLLKYKYLNEFDRAMNETEERYGWLHSGSAYVSWKHEGDKTIAFERGGLVFVFNFHPTQSFSDYRVGTNWAGTYQAVLSSDDPLFGGHNRIDMNCKHHSDPWGHAGRSNFIQIYAPSRTAVVYARVSD from the exons ATGGGCGATGCAATGCAGGTGGAGGTTAAGGACATCGATAAGCTGTTCGAATTGGATGGCTACCTAAAACCCTTTGAGCGTGAGATACGCCGCCG ACATGGCGTTCTTAAGGATTGGATTAACAAGATTGATCAATGCGAGGGCGGCATAGATGAATTCACCCAGGGCTACAATTACTATGGCCTGCACTTTCAGCCGGACAATTCGGTGATTGCACGCGAGTGGGCGCCGGGAGCAAGAGACGTTTATTTGACTGGGGATTTTA ACAATTGGCATTGGGAATCGCATCCGTTCAAGAAACTGCCTTTTGGCAAGTGGGAACTGCATTTGCCTGCCAATGCAGATGGCAGTCCGCCCATCAAGCATTTGAGCGAAATTAAGGTGATTATACGCAACCAACATGGTCAGCTGCTGGATCGTCTATCACCCTGGGCCAAATATGTAGTGCAACCACCCAAGGAGGCGAATCAAGGCGTCAACTATAAGCAATATGTTTGGCAGCCGCCGGCCGGCGAACGCTATCAGCGTCAGCATGGCCGTCCAGCCAGGCCCAAGTCTCTCAGGATCTACGAATGCCATGTGGGAATTGCTTCGCAAGAGCCTCGTGTGGGCAGCTACGATGAGTTTGCCGATCGCATTGTGCCACGCATCAAACGGCAGGGCTACAACTGTATCCAAGTGATGGCTATTATGGAGCATGCCTACTATGCCAGCTTTGGCTATCAAGTGACCAGTTTCTTTGCTGCATCCAGTCGCTATGGTAATCCAGAGCAACTGAAACGCATGATCGATGTGGCCCATGCCCAGGGATTGTATGTGCTGCTCGATGTGGTGCATTCGCATGCCTCCAAAAATGTTCAAGATGGTCTCAATCAGTTTGATGGCACCAACAGCGGTTTCTTCCACGATGGCGCTCGTGGAGAGCATTCCCTGTGGGACAGTCGCCTGTTCAACTACACTGAGCATGAAGTACTACGTTTTCTGCTCTCCAATTTGCGTTGGTGGCACGACGAGTATAATTTTGATGGCTATCGTTTCGATGGCGTCACATCTATGCTCTATCATTCGCGAGGCATTGGTGAAGGATTCAGTGGCGACTACAACGAGTATTTTGGTCTCAATGTCGACACGGACTCTCTGAACTATCTGGGTCTAGCCAATTATATGTTGCACAAGCTGGATCCCGAAGTCATAACCATTGCAGAG GATGTCTCTGGTATGCCAACCTTGTGTCGTCCAGTGCCTGAGGGCGGTATTGGCTTTGACTATCGCCTCGGTATGGCCATACCGGACAAATGGATTGAGTTGTTGAAGGAGCAGAGTGACGACCAGTGGGATATGGGCAATGTGGTGCACACGCTCACCAATCGTCGCTGGAAGGAGAACACTGTGGCCTATGCCGAATCACATGACCAGGCACTTGTCGGTGACAAGACTATTGCCTTCTGGCTAATGGACAAGGAGATGTACACGCACATGTCTACGCTCTCCGATTCGAGCTTGATCATTGATCGCGGCTTGGCGCTGCACAAGATGATACGGCTTATCACACACGCACTGGGTGGCGAAGCGTATCTCAATTTCATGGGCAACGAATTCGGACATCCCGAGTGGCTTGATTTTCCACGAGTTGGCAACAACGACTCGTATCATTATGCTCGTCGCCAGTGGAACCTGGTGGATGATCCACTGTTGAAGTACAAGTATCTGAATGAGTTTGATCGTGCCATGAATGAAACAGAGGAGCGCTATGGCTGGCTACACTCTGGCTCCGCCTACGTCAGCTGGAAGCACGAGGGTGACAAGACCATCGCCTTTGAGCGTGGTGGACTTGTGTTTGTCTTTAATTTCCATCCAACGCAAAGCTTCAGTGATTATCGTGTTGGCACCAACTGGGCCGGTACCTACCAGGCAGTGCTCTCGTCAGACGATCCCTTATTCGGTGGCCACAATCGCATTGATATGAACTGCAAGCATCACTCCGATCCTTGGGGGCACGCTGGTCGctcaaatttcattcaaatctATGCGCCTTCCCGCACAGCTGTGGTGTATGCACGAGTTAGTGATTAA